A genome region from Paramisgurnus dabryanus chromosome 12, PD_genome_1.1, whole genome shotgun sequence includes the following:
- the casp8ap2 gene encoding CASP8-associated protein 2 isoform X1 yields MFLNSCQKMEDHLMDELYGDLADKNTVVYPHNDEDSVDIYSGLENSPKGDENKRNVNNFLSPRTIESMDMYEEIIREEQEEKQATYNELRQKFEAAQIQVKELLSRLQLLETKNSSLNNENMLLKKNICSLIKTARMEIVRKDEEITRLSNRSGRGSYAQIFHQSSMEIGQANVRHSLKNTSRFVLENRDGRQDNVTHEVNKPKGIVLGKTTALAEPTQPFEVLQRCPRNTVENPLNLQNKNCAARSDSETFKSDQEHGHLHPNRTSETIKHLTVPKDADVSNSQKPSNAGPTVPNTTSKTVSKSCHSTREHILEKSQEQTNRDKKCNLLDKDVSSISQKKVEGNSSKSGRTERELIKDMSVSSESTNNPPEVTVIHKSSGRSKSPSSQSTKALSTEVSFQSSKSSLKTAANVETQNQEHSQNPDRTIKGTGHSGCRSTPCPVMDEASHSQENKMEKLESSGHQKKEEKRQGASSSAERRSTRTERHRDHEQKRLKDSDRTKRDESHGGSRERRSNRSDCSKEYEKRSVKEADEKGEDKKCKEGRSRKQVDALDNKQGKDVCKEKASSRKDESLNRKKSHSQENSRKKVFRSPDKKVRSDKYCRGEKGVPKDKERKKDRGCEEPGQKGGKSKNVVLNKDDQKDSFPSNPCKTKDDNSPDRKLSFMETLNLTLSPLKKQRPSSDVKEPVGATAEDASIDNSGISELGEEFLVIDELQNSQQSVEVMVEDSKESKAIDQQDASTSSSKQVDEDFAAVTSEKSSANETNMEVHEENVAEIQEAVDKVPAINKAPEKKMSETLNLDALDKDSLTALNPAGDSQNCKDITEDSIGITDNPVVSNSLSTEVFKNMPDLIVDGCQKQDPITTVPEDTFKLEVQCNPQSESQDLLPAQSGICQENATDKSCNFSKHNFSESSVSLEVSSSTFTVDHNDQSKVLCNVEVSTSKQDNERENNTSEILKLVELSEEMTEKSHQSPLRSLNATDASDNTTVTEEIPSSMQASFSEPDSKEKDDNNFKSSCFDVLSHDEDSMMLTLRNIKVIPEAISPLTSPVRQVKGVQPHRADKQPHVKCLSKELSNMTSDKVNMEMNKENESPESSVTSASQKGTIDAVSVSGIEEEELEDGEIVSESEEEGPLFIQTPPRETDKSTSASHSSPKLSSVGKRVSQKKSCAPVRSEQNKSSVSPASSGSPTSNKRRFKTINLPLKSTVHTWDEFMDSLAKIRVELRRKYMKLHKNVSKTAFSCIVDMSQASFTEYVNTVDLDKLCHQGKNIKVKLNKIICSILSKVTKNGIVNRIFDQKAVDIKQKLWKFVDGQFDFLFKELKAVLKSSSEPSVNACSAEDKNTTVKENHVVEKDLHRAKKAKVDAGNGGKEVPPIKLPPRGLGSRGKNIKAVMKEDDEVTKAKTSHQLPTSSPEKSVHESTSVTENKPPSCTRRLSNNGSSHDKSDLEIFTEQQASSLTFNLVSDSQMGEIFKCLLQGSDLLEPSIPVGDNQCWPVSTPRKEEVPGDSLVGIMTPYKTPSKFITSWSSISPYKFASNSKILVNPAILDESCLLEVPSSFEPSQVSAQSTVTSQRTFSILAEDLAVSLTIPSPLKSDSHLSFLHPGTGQPLSAPNSIMSTHYSEDALDGEDQTEQDIHLSLDTDNSSCESSPSRTWEEPDLSGFQFKPNLPMQAVVMEKSNDHFIVRIRHTSTSPQEKSESGLTVEQQPTLNPILSPFHEDLGPTHGETLEKNLTKATESGHVSDKTVDAHPSSQKCPSEDVFDEGSKAKQVCNEANVTPKESNSAETKTTVERVSRKRKEHHSDPKAKRSKTVKSQDKHHKSRHKKRSRSPKEKCSKAVVSPVSPSSLSAKNVIRKKGEVVVTWTRDEDRDILVELKMKGASPKTFAALSKRLKKSSEQIEERFAQLLKLFKKKEKMET; encoded by the exons atgtttttaaatagcTGTCAGAAAATGGAGGATCATTTAATGGATGAGCTCTATGGTGATCTCGCTGACAAAAACACTG TTGTGTATCCACATAATGATGAAGACTCCGTTGACATATACTCTGGACTGGAGAACAGTCCTAAGGGGGATGAGAACAAAC GAAATGTCAACAATTTCCTTTCCCCAAGGACGATTGAATCAATGGATATGTATGAGGAAATCATCCGGGAAGAACAAGAAGAGAAGCAGGCAACCTATAATGAG TTGAGGCAAAAATTTGAAGCTGCACAAATTCAGGTTAAGGAGCTGCTCTCAAGGTTACAGCTGCTAGAGACAAAG aattcaAGTTTGAACAATGAAAACATGCTGCTGAAGAAGAACATTTGCTCTCTGATCAAGACTGCTAGAATGGAAATTGTACGTAAGGATGAGGAGATTACCAGACTCAGCAATAG GTCTGGCCGTGGAAGTTATGCACAAATTTTTCATCAATCTTCAATGGAAATTGGTCAGGCAAACGTAAGGCACAGTCTAAAAAATACATCACGTTTTGTCTTGGAAAACAGAGATGGTAGACAAGACAATGTTACACATGAAGTAAATAAGCCCAAGGGCATAGTGTTGGGTAAAACAACAGCATTAGCTGAACCAACGCAACCTTTTGAGGTGCTCCAAAGGTGCCCTAGAAATACTGTTGAAAATCCTTTAAATCTTCAGAACAAAAACTGTGCTGCTAGATCTGACAGTGAAACTTTTAAATCAGACCAAGAGCATGGACATTTACACCCTAACCGAACATCAGAGACCATAAAACATCTAACCGTGCCAAAAGATGCAGATGTCTCAAATTCACAAAAGCCAAGTAATGCTGGACCAACAGTTCCCAATACAACTTCTAAAACTGTCAGTAAGAGCTGTCACTCAACACGGGAACACATATTAGAAAAGTCTCAAGAACAGACTAATCGTGACAAAAAGTGTAACTTGCTTGACAAGGATGTGTCTTCAATATCTCAGAAAAAAGTGGAAGGAAACTCGAGCAAGTCTGGAAGAACTGAAAGAGAGCTTATAAAAGATATGTCTGTGTCTAGTGAATCCACAAATAATCCGCCTGAGGTTACAGTCATTCATAAAAGTTCAGGGAGATCTAAAAGCCCATCTTCCCAGTCAACCAAAGCTTTGTCAACTGAAGTCTCTTTCCAGTCTTCCAAAAGTTCACTAAAGACAGCTGCAAATGTAGAGACACAGAACCAAGAGCATAGTCAGAATCCAGACCGAACTATCAAAGGAACAGGACATTCTGGCTGTAGGAGCACACCTTGTCCTGTGATGGATGAAGCAAGCCATTCCCAGGAAAACAAAATGGAGAAACTGGAATCAAGTGGTCATCAAAAAAAGGAGGAGAAAAGACAAGGGGCATCTTCCAGTGCAGAAAGGAGGAGCACTAGgacagagagacacagagacCATGAGCAAAAGAGGCTAAAGGACAGTGACAGGACTAAAAGAGATGAAAGTCACGGCGGAAGTAGAGAAAGAAGGAGCAACAGGTCAGACTGCAGTAAAGAGTATGAGAAAAGAAGTGTAAAGGAGGCTGATGAAAAAGGTGAAGATAAAAAGTGTAAAGAAGGGAGATCAAGGAAACAAGTTGATGCTTTGGACAACAAGCAAGGAAAGGATGTTTGTAAGGAGAAAGCATCAAGCAGAAAAGATGAGTCATTAAATCGCAAAAAGTCTCACAGCCAAGAGAACTCTAGAAAGAAAGTTTTTCGTAGTCCTGACAAAAAAGTAAGATCTGATAAGTATTGTCGAGGAGAAAAGGGTGTACCTAAggacaaagaaagaaagaaagaccgTGGTTGTGAGGAACCTGGACAGAAAGGTGGAAAATCCAAAAATGTAGTTCTTAACAAAGATGATCAAAAGGACTCCTTTCCCAGCAATCCTTGCAAAACCAAAGACGATAATAGTCCAGACAGAAAACTGAGTTTCATGGAAACGTTGAACCTCACTTTATCACCTCTTAAAAAGCAAAGACCATCATCTGATGTTAAGGAACCTGTTGGGGCAACAGCTGAAGATGCATCTATTGATAATAGTGGAATATCTGAACTTGGAGAGGAATTCTTGGTAATTGATGAGTTACAGAACAGCCAGCAAAGTGTTGAGGTGATGGTTGAGGATTCCAAAGAGTCTAAAGCTATAGATCAACAGGATGCATCTACCAGTTCTTCCAAACAAGTTGATGAAGATTTTGCAGCTGTCACATCTGAAAAGTCCTCTGCAAATGAAACAAATATGGAGGTGCATGAAGAGAATGTTGCTGAGATTCAAGAGGCTGTGGACAAAGTCCCAGCAATTAATAAAGCTCCAGAGAAGAAAATGAGTGAGACATTAAACCTTGATGCCTTGGATAAAGATTCATTAACAGCATTAAACCCTGCAGGAGACTCTCAAAACTGTAAGGACATTACAGAAGACTCCATAGGAATTACGGATAATCCTGTTGTTTCCAATAGTTTGTCCACTGAAGTCTTCAAAAATATGCCTGATTTAATAGTTGATGGTTGTCAGAAACAGGATCCCATCACAACTGTGCCCGAGGATACTTTTAAGTTGGAAGTCCAGTGCAATCCTCAATCTGAGTCTCAGGATTTACTACCTGCACAAAGTGGGATTTGTCAAGAAAATGCCACTGACAAGTCATGTAATTTTTCAAAGCATAATTTTTCTGAAAGTTCTGTGTCCCTGGAAGTTTCCTCTAGCACATTTACTGTAGATCATAATGACCAGAGCAAAGTTCTTTGTAATGTAGAAGTAAGTACTTCAAAGCAGGacaatgagagagaaaacaatacatctGAAATTCTTAAACTTGTTGAACTGTCAGAGGAAATGACTGAAAAGTCCCATCAAAGTCCATTAAGGAGTCTGAACGCTACAGATGCAAGTgataacaccactgtaacagaGGAGATACCATCATCTATGCAGGCTAGTTTCTCAGAACCAGATTCCAAAGAGAAAGATGACAATAACTTCAAATCGTCTTGTTTTGATGTTTTGTCCCATGATGAGGACTCCATGATGCTTACACTTAGGAACATTAAAGTAATTCCAGAAGCCATTAGCCCTCTCACAAGTCCAGTCCGTCAGGTCAAGGGAGTCCAGCCTCACCGTGCTGATAAACAACCACATGTCAAGTGTCTTAGCAAAG AACTCTCTAACATGACAAGTGATAAAGTGAACATGGAGATGAACAAAGAGAACGAGTCACCAGAATCTTCTGTCACATCGGCTTCCCAAAAAGGGACAATAGATGCCGTTTCAGTTAGTGGAATTGAGGAAGAAGAGCTGGAGGATGGTGAGATAGTGAGTGAAAGTGAAGAAGAGGGACCTTTGTTTATCCAGACTCCTCCAAGAGAAACTGACAAATCAACCTCAGCATCCCATTCAAGTCCAAAGCTATCTTCAGTTGGAAAAAGGGTGTCCCAAAAGAAATCTTGTGCCCCTGTGAGATCAGAGCAAAACAAGAGCTCAGTGTCTCCTGCTTCAAGTGGCAGTCCCACTTCAAATAAGAGACGCTTTAAAACTATCAATCTGCCATTGAAATCAACAGTCCATACTTGGGATGAATTTATGGACAGTTTGGCAAAAATTCGAGTCGAGTTACGGAGGAAGTACATGAAGCTTCACAAAAATGTCAGTAAGACTGCTTTCTCCTGCATAGTGGATATGTCTCAGGCTTCTTTTACAGAATATGTTAATACAGTTGACTTGGACAAATTGTGCCATCAGGGTAAAAACATTAAAGTTAAACTTAATAAGATTATATGTTCTATCTTGAGCAAGGTCACGAAAAATGGCATTGTGAACCGTATCTTTGATCAGAAAGCTGTAGACATCAAGCAGAAATTGTGGAAGTTTGTGGATGGGCAGTTTGATTTCTTGTTTAAAGAACTGAAGGCAGTGCTCAAAAGTAGCTCTGAGCCATCCGTAAATGCATGCTCAGCTGAAGATAAAAATACAACTGTAAAGGAAAACCATGTTGTGGAAAAAGATCTTCACAGAGCTAAGAAAGCCAAAGTTGATGCTGGAAACGGTGGCAAAGAAGTACCACCAATAAAGCTGCCTCCTAGGGGTCTTGGTAGCAGAGGTAAAAATATTAAAGCTGTCATGAAGGAAGACGATGAGGTGACCAAAGCGAAGACATCACACCAACTTCCTACTTCATCGCCTGAAAAGTCTGTACATGAGAGCACCTCTGTAACTGAGAATAAACCCCCATCCTGCACCCGTCGTCTCTCCAATAATGGATCGTCGCATGACAAGTCAGACTTAGAAATTTTCACAGAGCAGCAAGCATCAAGCTTAACCTTTAACTTAGTCTCAGACTCTCAAATGGGAGAGATATTCAAGTGTTTGTTGCAAGGGTCTGATTTGCTTGAACCCAGTATTCCAGTAGGGGACAATCAATGCTGGCCAGTCAGCACCCCCCGAAAAGAAGAAGTTCCTGGGGACAGTTTGGTTGGGATTATGACACCTTACAAGACTCCGTCTAAATTCATCACATCCTGGTCTTCTATTTCTCCGTACAAGTTCGCTTCTAACAGCAAAATACTTGTTAACCCAGCAATCCTTGATGAGAGCTGCTTGTTAGAAGTTCCCTCTAGTTTTGAACCATCCCAGGTTTCTGCACAATCAACTGTAACCTCTCAGCGCACTTTTTCTATCCTGGCAGAAGACCTAGCGGTGTCTCTTACTATTCCCTCACCTCTGAAGTCAGATAGTCACTTGAGTTTCTTGCACCCTGGAACAGGCCAGCCACTGTCTGCCCCTAATAGTATTATGAGTACCCATTATAGTGAAGATGCTCTTGATGGAGAAGATCAAACTGAGCAGGACATTCATCTTTCTCTTGACACAGACAACTCCAGCTGTGAGTCTAGTCCCAGCAGAACATGGGAGGAACCTGATCTATCTGGTTTCCAGTTCAAACCCAATTTACCAATGCAGGCGGTTGTAATGGAGAAGTCAAATGATCATTTCATTGTACGCATAAGACACACATCTACCAGCCCACAAGAAAAGTCAGAGTCAGGATTAACTGTGGAGCAACAACCTACTTTGAACCCGATCTTGTCGCCATTCCATGAAGACTTGGGCCCTACACATGGAGAGACATTGGAGAAAAATCTAACCAAGGCAACTGAATCAGGTCACGTTTCTGATAAAACAGTAGATGCTCATCCATCAAGCCAAAAATGTCCTTCTGAGGATGTTTTTGATGAGGGCAGCAAAGCTAAGCAGGTTTGTAATGAGGCCAATGTCACTCCTAAAGAAAGCAATTCAGCAGAGACCAAGACAACAGTAGAAAGGGTGTCAAGAAAACGTAAGGAACATCACTCAGATCCAAAAGCAAAGCGCTCCAAGACAGTCAAATCACAAGATAAACATCACAAGTCAAGACATAAAAAACGCTCAAGATCTCCCAAGGAAAAATGCTCAAAAGCTGTAGTATCTCCAGTGTCCCCGAGCAGCCTCTCTGCGAAGAACGTGATCAGGAAGAAAGGAGAAGTGGTGGTGACGTGGACCAG GGATGAAGACCGGGACATTCTTGTTGAGCTAAAAATGAAGGGTGCTTCACCCAAGACCTTTGCTGCTCTATCAAAACGGTTAAAAAAGTCATCAGAACAG ATTGAGGAGAGGTTTGCTCAATTGTTGAAGCTATTtaagaagaaagaaaaaatggaGACCTGA